The Aspergillus flavus chromosome 2, complete sequence region TACCACAATCGCCTTGTCATGTGAATGAGACCACTGACGCTCTTTCACCGCAGACCTTACTCTCACGTTGGAACAACATGCCCAGTCGTGCGAGCTATAGTTTTGTTCCTCTCCACCCAGGAGCCCAAGAAAGGCCAATGGATATCCATAATACGGAAGATCGACGCGAGATTCTCCTAGCGGCGCAGCTCTCCCGCATTGTGTGCCGGATGCTGGAGGTTGAAGGATTCCGAAAGTTGGAACGAGACTTCTACAACATCAAATGGAAGCAGATCTCTCAGGAGACGCACTTGCGTTTCCTAAACGAGCTAGGGAATATTCTCCTCACACTTCGCTGGCGAGTTTCCTGGTGGAAGCGCCTTGGAGACGGTGGCCAAGAGCCCGACCCAAGCAAGCAGCACTATGTGGATCGGGTCGACCTGCTCTGTAGGATCCTTTATGTTTATTACACCTGCGTGTTGGCTAAGCTACCTTCCTGGTGCGCTGCCGATGTTCCCAAGGGGGTGTGGTCTACATACGCCGATACCGATAATGCGGTCTGGGATGACTTCCCAGTAGATCCTACCGATGAAGGTTTCCAGCGATGGATCGATAGGGGCAAGGAGCTGGTCGAACAGGCTGGTGCCCCGAATGGTACCTCCAAAATCGTACACTAGACGATGCGataaaaaaccaaaaaaggCGAAATCAGTGGTGGATTGGCACGGAAACAAGATTTGAGATACCCTTTACAGCGTCTTTATCATTCGATTaacatattttctttttttttccctttatCTATCTAATTTCCTTGCCTGGCGTTGTCTCAGTTTTATGATTTACGATGATTCGGTGATTTATCTTGGGCTACGATTTTATAGATCGCGTGTATGTATGTGCCTACAGATAGTACatactttctttcccgtgAAGTACATAGCAGATAGACATAGACCCTAGACCGTCCGGTTCAACACAGGTCTCCTTCTCTATGCGCCATAGCATTCACTCAACCACAGTTCAACAGGGTATCTATAATATCATTACTCGTATCGCTATAGTATACTCGAACAAACCGCACCCAACCATTGTCATATCAAATCTGACAAGCCCATCTCAAGTCCAAGAATAACATGCCTAGGAACTGCGAAAGAATCCACCACACCACGTTCAAAACATTTATTTCCCACCCTTATTcccattctctttcttcttatccttcttccccccAGCAAGCAACTCCAAATGTCCCGCCTTCTGCGCAAGATTCCGCTCCGTCTTCGAGATCAACCCAGCCGTAAGTTTCtataaaaggaaaagaaagaccgcGTCAGCAAATCCTACTCTCACACACTTCCCCATCACCCACCACcatagaaaagaaaccaaaaaaagagaaagacaaaccttcgtcatcttctgcTGCTTAATCAACGACTGTTTCTTAGGAGCAATCTGCCTCGGACCCGGCTTTGGACCCAGAGCACGCGGCCTAAATTTCAACCAAATCAGCCTCTTGCGCAATACtacatatcatatcatcCGGGATCACATCGCAGTTACTCCCACAAGAAGGTCCCATTTGACCTCACTGCGATAAGAAAGATTTGTAGAGGAGAACTGTAGCGTACCGTTTCGGGCCCGTaccggccttcttctttagGGAGCCTTGGACCATCTTGTTCTTAGGTGTTTTTGGGAGGTTTAGGGGATGGATTGGGAATGTACTGCCTGCAGCACCGTGAGTTGTGGGTTGTTTTGGAGTTTTTTTTGCTTGATGGTTGGAAAATCCTTATCGGGACTTTATCTGTCACGTGAGGGGTTTACTTTTTGGGGGTTGCGGGTGGGGGGGCTTGGCTTTTGTTCTTATGTTGTATGGGGATTATTAtggtttttgttttttcAGGCTCTgggaggtggagaaggatttctttctcgttAAGTGGTAGGATTATGGGGcttaatagttatattaaccaaccaatcaatcaaaattcATTAACCTGATAGAGCCGAACTATTGAAACGTTTAGCTATGGCGTAATAGTGATATACTACTGTGTACTCTACTGTCCGGGATTAAGTGGGAGTGGAATGACTAGGATGATCGAAATTTCGAAAACATATGCCAttagataaaagaaaatgctAAATCATGTCCATGGAAAGAATACATGAGAAGTTCATTACATGAAGAGAAGGTATCAAGTGAGCTCAAGCCATCGACTCGAGTAGTGGGGCGTGTTTATGGTCCGATAAAACACACCTAGGTGAGGTGTAACGAAAAGATGATATTACTATCTGCTGGAAGGCAAGCCTTCGGAGAATAAAAATTCATAGGAATTCTTGTGTACAAGACTGGGCTGGTCTAAGATCGCCAGGCGCTTAGAAAGCGAGGACAGCAAGAACACCAGCGGCGGCAGCACCGAAGCTGATGGCGTTGCGGTCAGCACCGCTGGTGAACAGAGGAACACCAGgggtggtgctggaggcaGTGCCAGAGGGAGCAGAGGAGCTGCGCAGGGTGGTGGGGAGGTAGGGGGTGTTGGTGGGAGAGACGACAGGGACGCTAACACCGCCAGTGCCCCAGGAGTGAGACTGAGCAGGAGGAGGGATGACAGGAGCGCTGGTGGAAGCGGTAGGAGCGGCAGTAGCGGGAGCGGTCTCAGTCTCGGGGCAGATAGTAGTGGTGATCTCGTAAGTCACGTAAGAGGtggcggaagaagaagcacCGGGGTTGGCAGCGGTCGAGGTGGGAACCTCAGGAGCAgcagaggaggaagaagaagcgccGTTAGGGTTGGAGATACCGAACTGGGTGGAGTACTGGTACTGGCCAGTTCCCTCGACGACCAGGAGGAGACCGTAGTGGGTGACATCGGCCTCAAGGCTGGTGCTGGGAGTCCATTCGAACTTGCCGTTGTTGGGGATCTGCTCGGCAATAGTCTCGAGAGTCTGCATGTTCGTGCTCTCGCCACGGAGAAGGACCAGAGAGACGGTGCCCTCGGTGGTAGGACCCCAGGTGATGGCGTAGGGCTTGCCAACGGGCACGGCCTCGTTCAGACCGGGAGTGTAGATGGGGTTGCCAGTAGGACCCTGGCTGTAGTCAGGGTCGGTGTGGGCAGTAGCCAGAGCCGCGAGGGCAGTGAGAGCACCGAAGATGGAGAAACGcatttttgctttctttattttaattggTCAGATATCGACGTGAAAAGATAGAGTGACCTCGAGGTGGTGCGCAAGAGCTGGAAAGCTGTGAAGCTGTAGATCAAGGAGTGACTGGAGTGGGATGTAGTGTCTGAGACAAAAGAATGACTGGTGTGCGAAAAGAACGACAACActgaaggaaggaaaagaagaagagaaaggaaggatgagaggAGGGGAGAAGGGGAATAAAAAGGAATCCAGCGGAGAGTCACAGCAGCTAAGCCTTGGGGTGGCCTTGTCACTGACCCCTTGGGAAGGGAAATCCTGCGTCTTCTTGCGGCTCATTTCAGCGACAGTGGGGCCATAAGAAATGAAATCAAGATGGAGTACAAGAGTTTCCGTCCAATCCTGACGGGCGCGTGCCTGGCATTCGTTGAGACATCCTAAACTGTGGAATGCTGGACGCTAACGTCGCCTTCCTCCGAATGTTCAGGCTCCTGAGAGGAATCGAGGATGTTACCTCACTGGACCGGACGGCCGTTCTGACTGGCTTGTCGCAATTTTAGTGAATGCTAGTTCAACAAGATCTTGGATAAACTAACAAGAACTTTGTGAACAGGCCTGAACTCTGGGACGTTCCCTTAACCTCATGATTGGCGGATGATGGGTTCAGTGTCCAGCAATTAGGAAGCACTAACAATAGGAGACTTGACGAAAGTGCATCAGAGAGGGGCGGAAAATGTAGACCCTCCCCTCCTTGAGTCTTGTGGATCTTTCGCCATTTTGGTTAGGGTCGTTAGTATCAAAAACTAAGGACTAACGGTGCCGAGCTTATGAAGTATATCACAGCCCTCCTTGTGCACCCTGGAAAGCCACAATGCATGGTCGTGGGAGAGGCGTTGGTGCAGTATCTCGTCgaatttttttactttttccttttccttgtttaaTTCAGAATCAGGAATGTGGCATGTCAAACTGCCAGAGAACGATGTGGAGTTTGTTTTGTCGAGGAATGAATCGGCATAAATTCTGATCgacagagaaaaaaaaaaccaacaCAACGCGGGGGGCGTGATTAATTCTTGGCCTTCAGGCACCCAACAAATGGGGCGtgacttcttccctttcaGCCTCTCCGCCGTAGatacagtacggagtaccgaGTACATACAGTCAACATACCGCGTACATACAGACAGGAAGTACCTTGCCTTCATCCCTGTCTCATTCTAACTTCCGGAAAATGTCCGAAACTTTCAACTTTAACACGATCAAATACGATGGGATCGTGTTCATCCTCCAGTTCATCCTCCATTTTCTGTCCATTTCTCGTGGGCGAgtggtttctttttcacATCAATTAATTTCCACTACCTTCGTATCTTTCACAGGAATTGTTCTCTCTCTATTCCAGACGTcagatgagatgagatggGCGCCACAAGGCTGTGTCGGTCATCTTTTAGCCGCCAGAGAATgagatttttaattttaattgtCGGAGTAATCAAACTAAGTACGTATCTCGTGTCCACTCTCAAGAGGGGAGtgaaagggtaaaaaaattaatattaacaaTCATAATGAACAGTGGATAATTTTACTCTGCATTATTGTCCCCCACCTACATACACAGTGTGCTGTCACGACTTCACCACACAGTTGCCGATCAATTTGTCTCACAAATCTTGTGTTTGAGACTTGAAAGGGCCCCTGACTCTGATCCTGATCCTTGCGATAAGCCGATACTGATAATCATAACGGATCCCCGCAAACAGAGAAGATCGCAACTTGGGATAAACTGTATGAAGTCATCCCGTGTCTTTTCTCGGGAGGGATGTTCGTTGGCTTTGTCGCTCATTTCTTGTTCCTGACTTGGTCGGTGGAGCCGACCGACGCTTCTTCTGCCACTAACGTCGTTCCAACGGGCTGACATTTTGATTGCACGTTTAATTACGGTGCACCCCGAGGGAAATTACCCAATGGCTCAAAAAACCAACCATGTCAGGTACAAAGCCAACTcattggaaaaggaaaaagtaaaaatctCCGAAGTAAAATCGCCGCAACCCAGACTCCGTGGCCAAGCCAGGCACCGGACCCTGTGACTCAGGTCGGTCCAATCCGAAAGGCTGGAAGATGTCCGTTGTCGCTGCAAAGTGCTACAGTGTCACTGGCCATGTGCCATAGACTGCAGTGGCGTCGGAGACTAGTGCAGGTGTCTCGGAAGCTGATTGCTGAGCGCATGGTGCCTATCTACTAACTAGTTCTGCCTAACCCATGGTTCAGCCGGGGTGGAGTTCGCCGGGGCTAAAATTAACATGAACAGGTCAGTGGTACGAGAGCCAAGCATGGCCTCTATGGCTGGTTGTTGGAGTTGGATTTATCCAATGTCTGACTTGCACTGCCCGTCAGCTATCTTTAGCTTGGATGCAAATTCCATGGCTGGTGTATTTGGTGGTGAATTTCTGGTGGATTAACTATGATGTCTAGTGCACGGCCGTATACCGAAAAAGGTACTTGCGCTCTTTCCATTTGGAAATAGCGGTCAAAATTGGGACCATGACATCCGAAAGCACACTGAAATACCGAAGATGGCATTCGTGCTTTCGAGACGGCCGATGCAACCTTACAAAATCGCTtcccagctccttcttcgGAAATTAGCGTGCTGATTGGTAATTTCTCGTTTTGATCAGGTCTAGATGCGGTGCTACTCGTGAGACAGGCCCGGAACTATTGAAATTGGCTTCTTGGATGGAATGGGATATCTTATAGTGGACGACAATTCCGAATGGATATCTAATTTGGTACCTGGGGCACGGATAAATGGTACCTTTCGGGGAACCAGCGAATGTCTCAGAGGTATCTACTGCACCCAGGTAACTGTCTTGGTTTGCAACCATTCATCGTACGCGGCGGGTCCTCCGAACCGGCCATACCCGCTGCTTTTCCATCCACCGTGTGGCAAGACCGGTTCGTCGTGCACGGTAAGGGAGTTGATGTGGACAGCCCTAAAAGTTCATCAGCAAGTGCCACGAGTAACTCGTGCGAGGGGTACTCACCCAGATTCAATCTGCTTGGCTACCCGTAGTCCCCGGAAGAGATTGTCTGTGAAAACTGCAGATGTGAGGCCGTATTCGGTGTCATTAGCCAGCGCCACGGCGTCTTCTTCAGTGTCGACGACCATCAGGGAAACGGTAGGGCCGAATGATTCTGCAGAATAGAGGTCCATGTCCTTGGTGACATTGCCCACGATCACAGGCCGCAGGCTATTGCCGGACGCCTCAGAGTCATTGCGTTCTCCATAAACAAGCTCGGCACCCTTCGAAAGCGCATCGGACACCAACTGCTTATTTTTCTTGACTGCAGGGGATGCTACAAGAACTGGTGCCGGTGTGTGTTTCCCGAATACTTTCTCGGATGCATCTGCCAGCATGGTGCGGAATCGGTCTGCGACGGATTGCTGCACGATGATGCGCTCGGTGGACATGCAGATTTGACCGGACTAAATCGTGTCAACGACACTAGTGACGACCATCAGACAAGTGCACTTACATGCATGAATGCTCCAAGACTGCAACACATGGCGGCCCTCTCCAGGTTGGCATCATCTAATACAATAGCTGACGCCTTGCCGCCCAGTTCGAGGACAACGGGCTTCACATATTTGCCGGCGGTTGATGCAATGATTGATCCTACTTGAGTGCTGCCGGTAAAGCTGATTTTGCGAACGGCTGGATGGGCAATAAGAGCAGTGGTAACAGGCGCTGCATCAGAGGGTCGGTGGTAGACCACATTGAGACACCCTGCGGGAAGACCAGCTTCCCGGAAGATATCGCCAATAGCCCAGAAACACTTGGGGGACAGTTCAGAGCCCTTTAAAATTGCTGTATTGCCTGCGGCAAGGGGAAGAGCGATGGCGCGGGTCCCAAGTATATAGGGAGCATTCCTACATGCAGATGGTTAGTAACGATAACCCGAACCTCTGTGCTGATCGATGGGAAGTCCATACCATGGTGCAATTCCCAAGACCACACCATAAGGCTCTTTAAAGACCATCGCACACTCTCCCTCTTCGGACACCGATGGGACTGAACCCTCGATGGACGGAATCCGTGCGGCGAAATCCTTGATGAATCCCGCACCCAGCTCGAATGTCTTCTCCACGAACATTCTGCCCGCGCCTGTCTCCTCCATTTGATACTTGATCAACTCCTCCCTTCGGGAAAGCATAATGTCTGCCGCCCTCATCAGGATATCCCTGCGATCGTACGGCTTTGTCTTGCTCCACGCGGGGAAGGCTGCCTTCGCCGCCTCCACCGCACGGTTGACATCGTCAACGGACGCACTGGCACAGCGGTCAATGACTTCACCCGTCGCGGGGTTATGCACATCGAAGACAGTTTCCGTCACGAGCGATTCATTGTTAATGATGAGCGGGATTACCCCTTTGCTGTCCGTACCGTTTGCAGACatccttttttattttatgttttctttcccctttctgAATCAGCGACACCCGTGAAAAAGAATCGAATTACTCTCAGTCAAGTGAACGGCTTTATAAAGGAACTAAAGTAGGGTAGCGAGGGGGGAGAGGTGTATTATATAcaaaaggggaagaagggcgGGAGAGCAAAGGATGATCACAGACCGACGGCGCCACCATAAAAGCCATAAAAGACAGACGGTTCGCAATAAGCATACCCGTTGGAGACACTTCTGCAGCTGCTAAAGTGAGGGGAGAGAATTTCGGTAACTTTCCCGGCAGTG contains the following coding sequences:
- a CDS encoding GPI anchored serine-threonine rich protein (extracellular serine-threonine rich protein), which codes for MRFSIFGALTALAALATAHTDPDYSQGPTGNPIYTPGLNEAVPVGKPYAITWGPTTEGTVSLVLLRGESTNMQTLETIAEQIPNNGKFEWTPSTSLEADVTHYGLLLVVEGTGQYQYSTQFGISNPNGASSSSSAAPEVPTSTAANPGASSSATSYVTYEITTTICPETETAPATAAPTASTSAPVIPPPAQSHSWGTGGVSVPVVSPTNTPYLPTTLRSSSAPSGTASSTTPGVPLFTSGADRNAISFGAAAAGVLAVLAF
- a CDS encoding putative vanillin dehydrogenase (aldehyde dehydrogenase family protein) — encoded protein: MSANGTDSKGVIPLIINNESLVTETVFDVHNPATGEVIDRCASASVDDVNRAVEAAKAAFPAWSKTKPYDRRDILMRAADIMLSRREELIKYQMEETGAGRMFVEKTFELGAGFIKDFAARIPSIEGSVPSVSEEGECAMVFKEPYGVVLGIAPWNAPYILGTRAIALPLAAGNTAILKGSELSPKCFWAIGDIFREAGLPAGCLNVVYHRPSDAAPVTTALIAHPAVRKISFTGSTQVGSIIASTAGKYVKPVVLELGGKASAIVLDDANLERAAMCCSLGAFMHSGQICMSTERIIVQQSVADRFRTMLADASEKVFGKHTPAPVLVASPAVKKNKQLVSDALSKGAELVYGERNDSEASGNSLRPVIVGNVTKDMDLYSAESFGPTVSLMVVDTEEDAVALANDTEYGLTSAVFTDNLFRGLRVAKQIESGAVHINSLTVHDEPVLPHGGWKSSGYGRFGGPAAYDEWLQTKTVTWVQ
- a CDS encoding uncharacterized protein (uncharacterized protein family UPF0390), giving the protein MVQGSLKKKAGTGPKRPRALGPKPGPRQIAPKKQSLIKQQKMTKKLTAGLISKTERNLAQKAGHLELLAGGKKDKKKENGNKGGK